One genomic region from Cellulomonas hominis encodes:
- a CDS encoding CYTH and CHAD domain-containing protein, producing the protein MAEVHREVERKYVADLDAELPPLTDLVAGAAGLPQVSAGAEPVLLEATYFDTDDLRLAAAGLTLRRRTGGADAGWHLKVPAGADAREEVRLPTGRALRTVPAPLRAMVRAVAGDAPLRPVAEVRTDRTVHRLADATGRVLLEVVDDRVAARRVRSTQGSGDATGAESTWREVEVELVEGAGDLLDVLEERLDAAGLQASPARSKVQRVLGDVDASRAGRAPVGRKAPAGAVIAAYLAEQLDRLRSQDLPVRLDAPGAVHRMRVAARRSRGALGTFRPLFDAAAVGPLRAELGWLADVLGAARDAEVLRARVRSGAGAAADDPAAGVADAALGRAAQETRQALLSALDDDRYHALLRDLGAFVADPPLTERGRSTARAGLRRLVARRDRKVGRRLERARGAARGRPRDEALHRARKAAKAARYAGEAVRPAFGKGARRYARAMEALQEVLGEHHDAVVARARLRELARVAPDTGVAFLYGRLHAAEEARGREAERRVRAAARAARGRKLRRWFG; encoded by the coding sequence ATGGCCGAGGTGCACCGCGAGGTCGAGCGGAAGTACGTCGCCGACCTCGACGCCGAGCTCCCGCCGCTGACCGACCTGGTCGCCGGCGCGGCCGGGCTGCCCCAGGTCTCGGCCGGCGCGGAGCCGGTGCTGCTGGAGGCGACGTACTTCGACACCGACGACCTGCGCCTCGCCGCCGCGGGCCTGACGCTGCGGCGCCGGACCGGGGGTGCGGACGCCGGGTGGCACCTCAAGGTGCCCGCCGGGGCGGACGCCCGCGAGGAGGTCCGGCTGCCGACCGGCCGGGCGCTGCGCACGGTGCCGGCGCCGCTGCGGGCGATGGTGCGCGCCGTGGCGGGCGACGCGCCGCTGCGGCCGGTCGCCGAGGTCCGGACCGACCGGACGGTGCACCGCCTCGCGGACGCGACGGGCCGCGTGCTCCTGGAGGTGGTGGACGACCGCGTCGCCGCGCGGCGGGTGCGGTCGACGCAGGGCTCCGGCGACGCGACCGGCGCGGAGAGCACCTGGCGCGAGGTCGAGGTCGAGCTCGTCGAGGGCGCAGGGGACCTGCTGGACGTGCTCGAGGAGCGGCTGGACGCCGCCGGGCTGCAGGCGTCGCCCGCGCGGTCCAAGGTGCAGCGCGTGCTCGGCGACGTCGACGCGTCCCGGGCCGGCCGCGCCCCGGTCGGCCGGAAGGCGCCCGCGGGAGCCGTGATCGCCGCCTACCTGGCCGAGCAGCTGGACCGGCTGCGGTCCCAGGACCTGCCCGTCCGGCTCGACGCGCCCGGTGCCGTGCACCGGATGCGGGTCGCGGCCCGGCGCTCGCGCGGCGCGCTGGGCACCTTCCGGCCGCTGTTCGACGCTGCCGCGGTCGGGCCGCTGCGCGCGGAGCTCGGGTGGCTGGCCGACGTGCTCGGCGCGGCCCGGGACGCGGAGGTGCTCCGCGCGCGGGTCAGGTCCGGCGCCGGGGCTGCGGCCGACGACCCGGCAGCGGGCGTCGCGGACGCGGCGCTGGGCCGGGCGGCGCAGGAGACCCGGCAGGCGCTGCTGTCGGCGCTGGACGACGACCGGTACCACGCCCTGCTCCGCGACCTCGGCGCCTTCGTGGCGGACCCGCCGCTGACGGAGCGCGGTCGTTCGACGGCGCGCGCGGGCCTCCGGCGCCTGGTCGCCCGGCGGGACCGGAAGGTCGGGCGGCGGCTGGAGCGGGCCCGGGGCGCGGCCCGCGGGCGGCCCCGGGACGAGGCCCTGCACCGGGCGCGCAAGGCCGCCAAGGCCGCACGGTACGCCGGCGAGGCCGTGCGCCCGGCGTTCGGGAAGGGCGCCCGCCGGTACGCCCGCGCGATGGAGGCGCTGCAGGAGGTGCTCGGCGAGCACCATGACGCCGTGGTCGCCCGAGCCCGGCTGCGCGAGCTCGCGCGGGTGGCGCCGGACACGGGCGTCGCGTTCCTCTACGGGCGCCTGCACGCCGCGGAGGAGGCGCGCGGCCGGGAGGCGGAGCGGCGCGTACGGGCGGCTGCGCGGGCGGCGCGGGGGCGCAAGCTCCGGCGCTGGTTCGGCTGA
- a CDS encoding YoaK family protein, whose amino-acid sequence MRVRARAEHPVTGAALAVVGGFLDAYTYVAHDGVFANAQTGNVVFVAIDAARGEWAHATRFLPIIGAFVLGLVAAEAAAAHRHRRWLHDPTRPVLLAEIAVLLAVAALPGSVPHLVTTTAVAFVAALQVTTFRLVRETSYSTTMTTGNLRALVTAAYEWLSGWDRSQRTVALRLTAIVLAFAAGAGVGALASAPGALGTHATVLAAAVLAGVLVAVEAHTRRHPDSVRVATPSRAQAARIPVAAGD is encoded by the coding sequence GTGAGGGTCCGGGCGCGCGCCGAGCACCCCGTCACGGGGGCGGCGCTCGCGGTCGTCGGCGGCTTCCTCGACGCCTACACCTACGTCGCGCACGACGGGGTGTTCGCCAACGCCCAGACCGGCAACGTCGTGTTCGTCGCGATCGACGCGGCGCGCGGCGAATGGGCGCACGCCACGCGGTTCCTGCCGATCATCGGGGCGTTCGTGCTCGGCCTCGTCGCCGCCGAGGCGGCCGCCGCGCACCGGCACCGGCGGTGGCTGCACGACCCGACCCGCCCGGTGCTGCTCGCGGAGATCGCCGTGCTGCTCGCCGTCGCCGCGCTGCCCGGCTCCGTGCCGCACCTGGTGACGACCACCGCGGTCGCGTTCGTCGCCGCCCTGCAGGTGACGACGTTCCGGCTGGTGCGCGAGACCAGCTACAGCACGACGATGACCACCGGGAACCTGCGCGCCCTGGTCACCGCGGCGTACGAGTGGCTGAGCGGCTGGGACCGCAGCCAGCGGACGGTGGCCCTGCGGCTCACGGCGATCGTGCTCGCCTTCGCCGCCGGCGCCGGGGTCGGCGCGCTCGCGTCCGCCCCCGGTGCGCTCGGCACGCACGCGACGGTGCTCGCCGCGGCGGTGCTGGCCGGCGTGCTGGTGGCCGTCGAGGCGCACACCCGGCGGCACCCCGACAGCGTGCGGGTCGCGACGCCGTCGCGCGCGCAGGCGGCACGGATCCCGGTCGCGGCCGGCGACTGA
- a CDS encoding VOC family protein: MHRSRISTLLIDAPHAEADAAAAFWSAATGSPAWPVPGEEQFTHLDAVVPGLVTAVQSIGDAARYHLDMETDDVAAETQRLLALGAVEVGAWLDCRTLRVPGGHLMCVIPVHSDPAEFAARARVWP; the protein is encoded by the coding sequence GTGCACCGCAGCCGGATCTCGACCCTGCTCATCGACGCCCCGCACGCCGAGGCCGACGCCGCCGCCGCGTTCTGGTCCGCCGCGACCGGCTCCCCCGCCTGGCCGGTGCCGGGCGAGGAGCAGTTCACGCACCTGGACGCCGTCGTGCCCGGCCTGGTGACGGCCGTGCAGTCGATCGGCGACGCCGCGCGCTACCACCTGGACATGGAGACCGACGACGTCGCCGCCGAGACGCAGCGGCTGCTCGCGCTCGGGGCCGTCGAGGTCGGGGCGTGGCTGGACTGCCGGACGCTGCGGGTGCCGGGCGGGCACCTGATGTGCGTCATCCCGGTCCACAGCGACCCGGCGGAGTTCGCGGCACGGGCCCGCGTCTGGCCCTGA
- a CDS encoding ATP-dependent DNA ligase, producing MLLADVAATSAGLAATRSRLAKRALLVDLLRRSAPDEVPVVARYLAGELRQRRTGLGWRSLQHLPDPAVEPTLDVLGVDATFERMAGLSGPGSAGARAALAAELFGAATGTEQRFLAGLVAGEVRQGALDALLLDAVAEAAGVPVASVRRAAMLAGASEPVAVAALAAPDPAAARAALDAFGLTVGRPVRPMLAASAPDVASAVAGFDGRPLVVDAKLDGIRIQVHRDGDDVRVFTRSLDDITARVPEVVAAVRALPVRSAVLDGEALAVGADGRPRPFQETAARSATRDAELAAATTLHPFFFDVLHLDGRDLLDVPLTDRLAALDAVAAGHLVERVRTDDAGVAQEAFARWVADGQEGVLVKDAAAPYEAGRRGGAWVKVKPRHTLDLVVLAVERGSGRRVGSLSNIHLGARDPEGGGFVMLGKTFKGMTDEMLAWQTTRFRELEVADDGWTVTLRPEQVVEIAFDGVQRSPRYPGGLALRFARVLRYREDKGAAEADTIGTVRALAAPAG from the coding sequence GTGCTGCTCGCCGACGTCGCCGCGACCTCCGCCGGGCTGGCCGCGACCCGGTCCCGGCTCGCCAAGCGCGCCCTGCTCGTGGACCTGCTGCGCCGCTCCGCGCCGGACGAGGTGCCGGTCGTCGCGCGGTACCTCGCGGGCGAGCTGCGGCAGCGCCGCACGGGTCTGGGCTGGCGCTCGCTCCAGCACCTCCCGGACCCTGCCGTCGAGCCCACCCTCGACGTGCTGGGCGTCGACGCCACGTTCGAGCGGATGGCCGGCCTGTCCGGCCCCGGGTCCGCCGGCGCGCGCGCCGCGCTGGCCGCCGAGCTGTTCGGGGCCGCGACCGGCACGGAGCAGCGGTTCCTCGCGGGGCTCGTCGCCGGGGAGGTCCGGCAGGGGGCGCTGGACGCGCTGCTGCTCGACGCCGTGGCGGAGGCAGCGGGCGTCCCGGTGGCCTCGGTGCGGCGCGCGGCGATGCTGGCCGGGGCGAGCGAGCCCGTCGCCGTGGCAGCCCTGGCGGCGCCCGATCCGGCGGCGGCGCGCGCGGCGCTGGACGCCTTCGGGCTCACGGTCGGCCGCCCCGTCCGCCCGATGCTCGCCGCGTCGGCGCCGGACGTCGCGTCGGCGGTGGCCGGGTTCGACGGGCGCCCGCTGGTGGTGGACGCGAAGCTCGACGGCATCCGCATCCAGGTGCACCGGGACGGCGACGACGTGCGGGTCTTCACGCGGAGCCTCGACGACATCACCGCCCGCGTCCCCGAGGTCGTCGCCGCCGTGCGGGCCCTGCCGGTGCGCTCCGCGGTGCTGGACGGCGAGGCGCTGGCCGTCGGTGCGGACGGGCGACCGCGACCGTTCCAGGAGACCGCGGCGCGCAGCGCGACCCGGGACGCGGAGCTCGCGGCGGCGACCACCCTCCACCCGTTCTTCTTCGACGTGCTGCACCTGGACGGGCGTGACCTGCTGGACGTCCCGCTGACGGACCGCCTCGCCGCCCTGGACGCCGTGGCGGCCGGGCACCTGGTCGAGCGGGTGCGGACGGACGACGCCGGCGTCGCGCAGGAGGCGTTCGCCCGCTGGGTCGCGGACGGGCAGGAGGGGGTGCTCGTCAAGGACGCGGCGGCGCCGTACGAGGCGGGGCGCCGCGGCGGCGCGTGGGTCAAGGTGAAGCCGCGGCACACCCTGGACCTCGTCGTGCTCGCGGTGGAGCGCGGGTCGGGCCGGCGGGTCGGCTCGCTGTCGAACATCCACCTCGGCGCCCGGGACCCCGAGGGCGGCGGGTTCGTCATGCTGGGCAAGACGTTCAAGGGCATGACCGACGAGATGCTGGCGTGGCAGACGACGCGGTTCCGTGAGCTCGAGGTCGCCGACGACGGCTGGACCGTCACGTTGCGGCCCGAGCAGGTGGTCGAGATCGCGTTCGACGGCGTGCAGCGCTCGCCGCGGTACCCCGGTGGGCTGGCGCTCCGGTTCGCGCGGGTGCTCCGCTACCGCGAGGACAAGGGCGCCGCCGAGGCGGACACGATCGGGACGGTGCGCGCCCTCGCGGCGCCGGCCGGCTGA
- a CDS encoding SRPBCC family protein: MTVVDTIKDAEALTLTLVAELAAPPERVWQVWADPRQLERWWGPPTWPATFTEHDLRPGGRAAYYMTGPEGEKAHGWWRFLAVEEPRSLEFEDGFGDEAGEPDASMPVTRGRVDLVASGEGTRMTIVSRFGSAAEMEQLTAMGMDEGMREALGQIDGILAGD; the protein is encoded by the coding sequence ATGACCGTCGTCGACACGATCAAGGACGCCGAGGCCCTCACGCTCACGCTCGTCGCGGAGCTCGCCGCTCCGCCGGAGCGCGTGTGGCAGGTGTGGGCCGACCCGCGGCAGCTCGAGCGCTGGTGGGGGCCGCCGACCTGGCCCGCGACGTTCACCGAGCACGACCTGCGCCCCGGCGGCCGCGCGGCGTACTACATGACCGGCCCCGAGGGCGAGAAGGCGCACGGCTGGTGGCGGTTCCTCGCCGTCGAGGAGCCGCGCTCGCTGGAGTTCGAGGACGGGTTCGGCGACGAGGCCGGCGAGCCGGACGCGTCGATGCCCGTCACGCGCGGGCGGGTGGACCTCGTGGCCAGCGGCGAGGGCACCCGGATGACCATCGTGTCGCGGTTCGGCAGCGCGGCCGAGATGGAGCAGCTGACCGCGATGGGCATGGACGAGGGCATGCGCGAGGCGCTGGGCCAGATCGACGGGATCCTCGCGGGGGACTGA
- a CDS encoding PadR family transcriptional regulator, with translation MRYDDTHDMHQPHGPHDETGPDQGAGPEDRDERRQHHHGRGGRGHHGGHGGFGPRGFGGGPGFGPGGPGFAPGFGPGPGPGGPGGSRRGRRPRGDVRNAILLLLAEQPMHGYQLMEAIAERSGGRWRPSPGAVYPTLNLLEDEGVITLTQSAGRKLAELTEEGRALVERESAGWPDPFGTEGAESGVDLRGELAQLHEAVRSVGRGGTEEQRARAAQILADARRSVYRLLAGDEPTA, from the coding sequence ATGCGATATGACGACACACACGACATGCACCAGCCGCACGGGCCGCACGACGAGACCGGCCCCGACCAGGGAGCCGGACCCGAGGACCGGGACGAGCGCCGCCAGCACCACCACGGCCGTGGCGGCCGCGGGCACCACGGCGGGCACGGCGGCTTCGGGCCGCGCGGCTTCGGCGGAGGCCCCGGCTTCGGTCCCGGCGGCCCCGGCTTCGCGCCCGGCTTCGGCCCCGGCCCCGGCCCCGGCGGACCGGGCGGTTCCCGGCGCGGCCGGCGCCCCCGCGGCGACGTCCGCAACGCGATCCTCCTGCTCCTGGCCGAGCAGCCGATGCACGGCTACCAGCTGATGGAGGCGATCGCGGAGCGCAGCGGCGGCCGGTGGCGCCCCAGCCCCGGCGCGGTCTACCCGACGCTCAACCTGCTCGAGGACGAGGGCGTCATCACGCTCACGCAGTCCGCCGGGCGCAAGCTGGCCGAGCTGACCGAGGAGGGCCGGGCCCTGGTCGAGCGGGAGTCGGCCGGCTGGCCGGACCCGTTCGGCACCGAGGGCGCCGAGTCCGGCGTCGACCTGCGCGGCGAGCTCGCGCAGCTGCACGAGGCCGTCCGGTCGGTCGGGCGCGGCGGCACCGAGGAGCAGCGGGCGCGCGCGGCGCAGATCCTCGCGGACGCGCGTCGCTCGGTGTACCGGCTGCTCGCCGGGGACGAGCCCACCGCCTGA
- a CDS encoding DUF2255 family protein: protein MSGWSQEDLARVGEAEEIGIASARPDGTVRPYVTIWAVRVGDDLYVRSAYGSANPWFRRARASGTGRIRAGGVERDVTFGDAPADVHDAVDAAYHAKYDRHGPRIVGTVVGPRVRDVTIRLLPR from the coding sequence GTGAGCGGCTGGTCGCAGGAGGACCTCGCCCGGGTGGGCGAGGCGGAGGAGATCGGCATCGCCTCGGCGCGGCCGGACGGGACGGTGCGGCCGTACGTGACGATCTGGGCGGTCCGGGTGGGCGACGACCTGTACGTGCGGTCGGCGTACGGGTCGGCGAACCCGTGGTTCCGGCGGGCTCGGGCGAGCGGCACGGGGCGCATCCGGGCGGGCGGGGTCGAGCGGGACGTGACGTTCGGGGACGCCCCCGCGGACGTGCACGACGCCGTGGACGCCGCCTACCACGCGAAGTACGACCGGCACGGCCCGCGCATCGTCGGGACCGTCGTCGGGCCGCGGGTGCGGGACGTGACGATCCGGCTGCTGCCGCGCTGA
- a CDS encoding dihydrofolate reductase family protein, translating to MTEQRRPRTRVHDFSISLDGFGTGEGLTQDQPFGHAGQRLHEWMFSTATGRAMLGRGGGTRGVDEALVARSRHGIGAEIMGLRKFHTGTGPLPDDWRGWWGEDPPFGTPVLVLTHRPRPPIEMAGGTTFHFLDLPPAEALAWARDAAGGLDVHVGGGVSTLRAFLDADLVDDLHLVVVPVVLGRGQRLWDGLEGLERRFDVEQVATPSGVVHVTMTRREKRAGRRTA from the coding sequence ATGACGGAGCAGCGACGCCCGCGCACGCGGGTGCACGACTTCTCGATCTCGCTCGACGGCTTCGGCACGGGGGAGGGCCTGACGCAGGACCAGCCGTTCGGTCACGCCGGCCAGCGGCTGCACGAGTGGATGTTCAGCACCGCCACGGGCCGCGCCATGCTCGGCCGGGGCGGCGGGACGCGCGGGGTGGACGAGGCGCTGGTCGCGCGGTCCCGGCACGGCATCGGCGCGGAGATCATGGGCCTGCGCAAGTTCCACACGGGCACGGGCCCGTTGCCGGACGACTGGCGCGGGTGGTGGGGCGAGGATCCGCCGTTCGGGACGCCGGTGCTCGTGCTGACGCACCGCCCGCGACCGCCGATCGAGATGGCGGGCGGGACGACGTTCCACTTCCTCGACCTGCCGCCGGCGGAGGCCCTGGCGTGGGCGCGGGACGCGGCGGGCGGGCTGGACGTGCACGTCGGCGGGGGCGTGTCGACGCTGCGGGCGTTCCTCGACGCGGATCTGGTGGACGACCTGCACCTGGTGGTCGTGCCGGTCGTGCTGGGTCGCGGGCAGCGGCTCTGGGACGGCCTGGAGGGGCTGGAGCGCCGCTTCGACGTCGAGCAGGTCGCCACGCCGTCCGGGGTGGTGCACGTGACGATGACGCGCCGCGAGAAGCGGGCGGGGAGGAGGACGGCGTGA
- a CDS encoding DUF1304 domain-containing protein has protein sequence MIAAGLVLAGLAALVHVYIFVLESLSWTSPRTRATFGTTPEQAEATKELAFNQGFYNLFLAVVAGAGVVLTAAGQEAVGAALVIAGAGSMAAAALVLVASSPAKARAAAVQGVLPLLAVVATVAGLVA, from the coding sequence ATGATCGCCGCCGGACTGGTGCTCGCCGGGCTCGCCGCCCTGGTGCACGTCTACATCTTCGTGCTCGAGTCGCTCTCCTGGACGTCCCCGCGCACCCGCGCGACGTTCGGCACGACGCCCGAGCAGGCCGAGGCCACGAAGGAGCTCGCCTTCAACCAGGGCTTCTACAACCTGTTCCTCGCGGTCGTCGCGGGCGCGGGCGTGGTGCTCACCGCCGCCGGGCAGGAGGCCGTGGGCGCCGCGCTGGTGATCGCCGGGGCCGGGTCGATGGCCGCCGCGGCGCTCGTGCTCGTGGCGTCCTCGCCGGCCAAGGCGCGCGCCGCCGCGGTGCAGGGCGTGCTGCCGCTGCTCGCGGTGGTCGCGACGGTGGCGGGGCTGGTCGCCTAG
- a CDS encoding lipase maturation factor family protein gives MAGPAWFGAEGYTVARAVVQHGVAAVYLVAFVAVLRQFRPLLGEHGLLPVPRFTARVPWRASPSLFFWRYSDGLVVAVGWVGVVVAALLVAGLPQQGPPWLPMLAFAVLWALYLSVVNVGQTFYGFGWESLLLEAGFLAAFLGSDRVAPPWVVLGLLWWLVFRLELGAGLIKWRGDPAWRDLTALYYHHETQPMPGPASRLFHLLPRPLHRVEVVANHVAQLVVPFGLLLPGPVAAVAAGIMIVTQLWLVLSGNFAWLNWLTIVLAASAVDDRSWDAALGIIGVDVTSVPTGPPPLWFAVVAGAAGALCVVLSWWPLRNLLSHDQRMNASFNVWRLVNAYGAFGSITRRRTEVVVEGTLDDDPGPGAAWREYGFRGKPGDVRRLPRQYAPYHLRLDWLMWFLALGSSAQLRWFVPFLGKLLEADRPTLRLLAHDPFDGARPRWVRARLYRYRFATPAERRATGQRWVRTDDGPMIDAVSREMLARGGRR, from the coding sequence ATGGCGGGGCCCGCGTGGTTCGGCGCCGAGGGGTACACGGTGGCCCGCGCCGTCGTGCAGCACGGGGTGGCGGCGGTCTACCTCGTCGCGTTCGTCGCGGTCCTCCGGCAGTTCCGCCCCCTGCTCGGCGAGCACGGCCTGCTGCCCGTCCCCCGGTTCACCGCGCGGGTGCCCTGGCGCGCGTCGCCGAGCCTGTTCTTCTGGCGGTACTCCGACGGCCTGGTCGTGGCCGTCGGCTGGGTCGGCGTCGTGGTCGCGGCCCTCCTCGTCGCCGGGCTGCCGCAGCAGGGTCCCCCGTGGCTGCCGATGCTGGCCTTCGCCGTCCTGTGGGCGCTGTACCTGTCGGTGGTCAACGTCGGGCAGACGTTCTACGGGTTCGGGTGGGAGTCGCTGCTGCTCGAGGCCGGTTTCCTCGCGGCGTTCCTCGGGTCCGACCGGGTCGCGCCGCCGTGGGTCGTGCTGGGCCTGCTCTGGTGGCTGGTCTTCCGGCTCGAGCTCGGCGCCGGCCTCATCAAGTGGCGGGGCGACCCCGCCTGGCGGGACCTCACCGCGCTCTACTACCACCACGAGACGCAGCCGATGCCCGGGCCCGCCAGCCGGCTGTTCCACCTGCTCCCCCGCCCGTTGCACCGCGTCGAGGTCGTCGCGAACCACGTCGCGCAGCTCGTCGTCCCGTTCGGGCTGCTGCTCCCCGGGCCGGTCGCGGCGGTCGCCGCCGGCATCATGATCGTCACCCAGCTCTGGCTCGTGCTGTCCGGCAACTTCGCCTGGCTCAACTGGCTGACGATCGTGCTCGCCGCGTCCGCCGTCGACGACCGGTCGTGGGACGCCGCGCTCGGCATCATCGGGGTGGACGTCACCAGCGTCCCGACCGGGCCGCCGCCGCTGTGGTTCGCCGTCGTCGCGGGCGCGGCCGGGGCACTCTGCGTCGTGCTGTCCTGGTGGCCGCTGCGCAACCTGCTGTCCCACGACCAGCGGATGAACGCGTCGTTCAACGTGTGGCGCCTCGTGAACGCCTACGGGGCCTTCGGCAGCATCACCCGGCGGCGCACCGAGGTCGTGGTCGAGGGCACGCTCGACGACGACCCGGGTCCGGGTGCCGCGTGGCGGGAGTACGGGTTCCGCGGGAAGCCCGGCGACGTCCGGAGGCTGCCGCGGCAGTACGCGCCGTACCACCTGCGGCTCGACTGGCTGATGTGGTTCCTCGCGCTCGGGTCGTCGGCGCAGCTGCGGTGGTTCGTGCCCTTCCTCGGCAAGCTGCTGGAGGCCGACCGCCCGACCCTGCGGCTGCTCGCGCACGACCCGTTCGACGGCGCGCGGCCCCGGTGGGTGCGGGCGCGGCTGTACCGCTACCGGTTCGCGACTCCCGCGGAGCGGCGCGCCACGGGGCAGCGCTGGGTGCGCACGGACGACGGGCCGATGATCGACGCGGTCAGCCGGGAGATGCTGGCCCGGGGCGGGCGGCGGTGA
- a CDS encoding DNA polymerase ligase N-terminal domain-containing protein, whose protein sequence is MARKRRDPAERGLETYRAMRDFDRTPEPSGATGAAADADADGGTGPRRFVVQRHRARRLHYDLRFEIDGVLVSWAVPRGPTLDPDARRMAVHVEDHPLEYEDFEGVIPAGEYGGGDVIVWDRGVWQPHGTDDPAAAVAAGELHADVLGEKLRGRLVLVRRGEPGPDGKEQWLLVHKHDAHAVAGWDAEDHPRSVVSGRTNDEVKADPDRLWRSDLPAAEASVDLRVPDVAPPSDDELAALDDLGPPGGTWDVFGRRLRVTNLDKVLFPAREGEEPVTKRELVRYAARIAPVVLPYLHGRALNMHRYPQGAGSGGFWHKELPDHAPDWLPRWRNPEADPGETSTYLVVDEPAALIWAANFGALEWHAWTSRTDAPRRPTYALVDIDPGPSTDWEDVLLLARLHRDAFQHLGVRAVPKVTGQRGIQVWIPITPGPGFDETRAWVERVSRTVGAVVPELVSWRWEVKARGGQARLDYTQNAINKTLVAPYSPRARPGAPVSAPITWDELDEPWLRPDAFTIRTVLDRLAERGDPFRELLRGGQVLPRLA, encoded by the coding sequence GTGGCGAGGAAGCGCCGGGATCCGGCCGAGCGCGGGCTGGAGACGTACCGGGCGATGCGCGACTTCGACCGCACGCCGGAGCCGTCGGGTGCGACCGGGGCTGCCGCCGACGCGGACGCGGACGGGGGCACGGGGCCGCGGCGGTTCGTCGTGCAGCGCCACCGGGCCCGGCGGCTGCACTACGACCTGCGGTTCGAGATCGACGGGGTGCTCGTCTCCTGGGCGGTGCCGCGCGGTCCGACGCTCGACCCGGACGCCCGCCGGATGGCCGTGCACGTCGAGGACCACCCGCTGGAGTACGAGGACTTCGAGGGGGTGATCCCCGCCGGCGAGTACGGCGGCGGGGACGTCATCGTGTGGGACCGCGGGGTCTGGCAGCCGCACGGCACCGACGACCCGGCGGCGGCTGTCGCGGCGGGCGAGCTGCACGCCGACGTGCTCGGCGAGAAGCTGCGCGGCCGGCTCGTGCTCGTCCGCCGCGGGGAGCCGGGCCCCGACGGCAAGGAGCAGTGGCTGCTCGTGCACAAGCACGACGCGCACGCCGTGGCCGGCTGGGACGCCGAGGACCACCCGCGGTCCGTGGTCAGCGGGCGGACGAACGACGAGGTCAAGGCCGACCCGGACCGGCTGTGGCGGTCCGACCTCCCCGCGGCGGAGGCGTCGGTCGACCTGCGGGTGCCCGACGTCGCGCCGCCGTCCGACGACGAGCTCGCCGCCCTCGACGACCTCGGGCCGCCCGGGGGCACCTGGGACGTGTTCGGTCGGCGGCTGCGGGTGACGAACCTCGACAAGGTGCTGTTCCCGGCGCGCGAGGGCGAGGAGCCGGTGACCAAGCGCGAGCTCGTGCGGTACGCCGCGCGGATCGCCCCCGTCGTGCTGCCGTACCTGCACGGGCGGGCCCTCAACATGCACCGCTACCCGCAGGGCGCCGGGAGCGGCGGGTTCTGGCACAAGGAGCTGCCCGACCACGCGCCCGACTGGCTGCCGCGCTGGCGGAACCCCGAGGCCGACCCGGGGGAGACCTCGACGTACCTCGTGGTCGACGAGCCCGCCGCGCTGATCTGGGCGGCCAACTTCGGCGCGCTCGAGTGGCACGCGTGGACGTCCCGGACGGACGCGCCCCGGCGGCCGACGTACGCGCTGGTCGACATCGACCCCGGCCCGTCCACCGACTGGGAGGACGTCCTGCTGCTCGCGCGGCTGCACCGGGACGCGTTCCAGCACCTCGGAGTCCGGGCCGTGCCGAAGGTCACCGGGCAGCGCGGCATCCAGGTGTGGATCCCCATCACCCCCGGTCCGGGGTTCGACGAGACGCGCGCGTGGGTGGAGCGGGTGTCGCGCACCGTCGGCGCGGTGGTGCCCGAGCTGGTGTCGTGGCGGTGGGAGGTCAAGGCCCGCGGCGGGCAGGCGCGGCTCGACTACACCCAGAACGCGATCAACAAGACCCTCGTCGCGCCGTACAGCCCGCGCGCGCGACCGGGGGCACCGGTGTCGGCACCGATCACGTGGGACGAGCTGGACGAGCCGTGGCTGCGGCCCGACGCGTTCACGATCCGCACCGTGCTGGACCGGCTGGCGGAGCGGGGCGACCCGTTCCGGGAGCTGCTGCGCGGCGGGCAGGTGCTGCCCCGCTTGGCCTGA
- a CDS encoding ArsR/SmtB family transcription factor yields the protein MVVRQLDQDEVDRVFAALADATRRDIVTRVLRGEASVSTLARSYAMSFAAVQKHVAVLERAHLVVKQRQGREQIVHADVATIRAAARLLDRYEEIWRGRLDRIDDLLREDPGRTGT from the coding sequence ATGGTTGTACGTCAGCTGGACCAGGACGAGGTGGACCGCGTGTTCGCCGCCCTGGCCGACGCCACCCGGCGGGACATCGTCACCCGGGTGCTGCGCGGCGAGGCGTCGGTGAGCACCCTGGCTCGTTCCTACGCCATGAGCTTCGCCGCCGTGCAGAAGCACGTCGCCGTGCTCGAGCGGGCGCACCTGGTGGTCAAGCAGCGGCAGGGCCGCGAGCAGATCGTCCACGCCGACGTCGCCACCATCCGGGCCGCCGCACGGCTGCTCGACCGGTACGAGGAGATCTGGCGCGGCCGCCTCGACCGCATCGACGACCTCCTCCGCGAGGATCCAGGAAGGACCGGGACATGA